One genomic segment of Paenibacillus xylanexedens includes these proteins:
- a CDS encoding winged helix-turn-helix domain-containing protein encodes MSLQLDEGTYTVTRRTESIRLLAKEFALLHFLYENKEKAFTRSQLLDRVWPLEYPVERTVDDHIYRLRKKLKRWDEISLDTVRGYGYRLAVQENKSALPASPSAQDPEMQEVIHGLLRKYHLFGQGNAIQTLVQQQEALGIQIVPYYQLYIHFIQGDLEWLITTKEIAFEERLYWLLIFVHPLIEPADSIQLYEQALNSAALSADQLRELRILNIVEVYVEVGQYQRAKEQLEETYRVIETDELKNFRLPVALAALYVELWGGSGEAVEAQMAVLRSGLKDAPYLREIGRFQVMEGLWLLRQGRVREAELRMDDGLDVLKMSLNAPLYLNAAFQILQFMAQHRIEGRIRSKYRQVYSEIGKSYGVPTYGQPIVDEIRKFLSPISPSSDLPLI; translated from the coding sequence ATGTCTTTGCAATTGGATGAAGGGACATATACGGTAACGCGGCGAACGGAATCCATTCGTCTACTCGCCAAGGAATTTGCACTGCTGCATTTTCTGTATGAAAACAAGGAAAAAGCCTTCACCCGCAGTCAACTGCTCGATCGGGTATGGCCGCTGGAATATCCGGTTGAACGCACCGTGGACGATCATATCTATCGCCTGCGCAAGAAATTGAAACGCTGGGATGAGATCAGTCTGGATACGGTACGGGGTTATGGATACCGGCTTGCTGTGCAGGAGAACAAGTCCGCTCTACCCGCTAGCCCTTCTGCTCAGGACCCAGAAATGCAGGAAGTCATTCACGGATTACTTCGTAAATATCACTTGTTTGGGCAGGGAAATGCCATACAGACCCTGGTTCAACAGCAGGAAGCGCTTGGCATTCAGATTGTCCCGTATTACCAGTTGTATATTCACTTTATACAGGGAGATCTGGAGTGGCTGATTACAACCAAAGAAATTGCTTTTGAGGAGCGACTATATTGGCTACTGATTTTCGTGCACCCCCTGATCGAGCCAGCGGATAGTATTCAGTTGTATGAACAGGCGCTGAATTCAGCTGCATTATCTGCCGATCAGCTTCGCGAACTCCGCATTCTGAACATCGTTGAAGTCTATGTAGAGGTGGGCCAATATCAACGTGCCAAAGAGCAGCTTGAGGAAACGTACCGTGTAATAGAGACTGACGAGCTGAAGAATTTCAGACTTCCTGTAGCACTTGCCGCGTTGTATGTGGAACTGTGGGGAGGCAGCGGCGAAGCTGTTGAGGCTCAGATGGCAGTCCTGCGGTCAGGATTGAAGGATGCCCCATATCTGCGGGAGATCGGACGTTTTCAGGTGATGGAGGGGTTATGGTTACTTCGGCAAGGACGAGTTCGTGAAGCGGAACTTAGAATGGATGATGGGCTGGACGTATTAAAGATGTCGCTGAACGCACCGCTATATCTGAATGCTGCCTTTCAGATTCTCCAGTTCATGGCTCAACATCGAATTGAAGGCAGAATTCGGAGTAAGTATCGTCAAGTGTACTCAGAAATCGGCAAAAGTTACGGTGTTCCCACATATGGACAACCCATTGTAGATGAAATACGTAAATTTTTATCTCCTATCTCCCCATCCTCTGATCTTCCTCTGATATAA
- a CDS encoding ABC transporter ATP-binding protein gives MLEITQVTKLFNPGTTDEKTALVGVNLTMNPGNFVTVIGSNGAGKSTLMNIISGVMKPDMGDVLINDRSIKNLPEHKRSSWIGRVFQDPMAGTAPHMSIEENMAMAYKRGKGRGLGFGVTRARREIFNTQLEKLGIGLEKRPNAKVGLLSGGERQALSLLMATFTQPQILLLDEHTAALDPSRAELITELTETLVREMRLTTLMVTHNMEQAIRLGNRLIMMDKGRIILDVSEERKRTLTVPELLGEFERISGKKMADDRVVLG, from the coding sequence ATGCTGGAGATTACGCAAGTAACCAAGCTGTTCAACCCAGGTACAACGGATGAGAAGACCGCGCTGGTTGGCGTGAATCTGACGATGAATCCGGGAAATTTTGTGACGGTGATTGGCAGTAACGGAGCGGGTAAATCCACGCTGATGAACATCATCTCGGGTGTGATGAAGCCGGATATGGGTGATGTACTGATCAATGACCGCTCCATTAAAAATCTGCCGGAGCATAAACGCAGCAGCTGGATTGGCCGGGTGTTTCAGGACCCGATGGCAGGAACAGCACCACATATGTCCATTGAAGAAAATATGGCGATGGCATACAAACGTGGTAAAGGACGCGGACTGGGCTTCGGAGTTACCCGTGCCAGACGAGAGATTTTCAACACGCAACTGGAGAAGCTGGGAATTGGACTGGAGAAGCGTCCGAATGCAAAAGTGGGTCTCTTGTCTGGCGGGGAGCGGCAGGCACTCAGCCTGTTGATGGCGACCTTTACCCAGCCGCAGATTCTGCTATTGGATGAGCATACGGCAGCCCTTGACCCATCACGTGCCGAACTGATCACGGAACTAACGGAGACACTTGTGCGTGAGATGAGACTGACTACATTGATGGTGACGCACAATATGGAACAGGCCATTCGTCTGGGTAACCGTCTGATCATGATGGACAAAGGCCGAATTATTCTGGATGTCAGCGAAGAGCGTAAACGTACGTTGACTGTGCCTGAGTTGCTTGGTGAATTCGAACGTATTAGTGGCAAAAAGATGGCAGATGATCGTGTCGTGCTGGGTTAA
- a CDS encoding ABC transporter permease, giving the protein MALGVYITFRILDFPDLTVDGSFTTGGAIAAVMISNDFSPWLACLAAMAGGMVAGACTGLLHTKGKINGLLSGILMMIALYSINMRILGAPNKSIMGMDNPFSGEHVMVLIIIVVLVFKIMLDLFMKTDVGLALRATGDNKRMIRSFGANTDVTTIVGVSLSNGLVALSGAFIAQQSGFADITMGIGMIVIGLASVIIGEAILGARTVFWATLAAIVGSIIYRIVVALALQVEWFDTSDLKLITAVIVIIALVFPTMQRSMKQRSLARKRTEELMRSGGHQAKGGM; this is encoded by the coding sequence ATGGCACTGGGTGTATACATTACGTTCCGCATACTCGATTTTCCTGACCTTACCGTAGACGGAAGTTTTACAACAGGAGGCGCAATCGCGGCGGTTATGATCTCCAATGACTTCTCTCCTTGGCTCGCCTGTTTGGCGGCAATGGCTGGCGGCATGGTGGCCGGGGCTTGTACAGGTCTGCTTCATACCAAAGGCAAAATCAACGGATTGTTATCCGGGATTTTGATGATGATCGCGCTTTACTCCATTAATATGCGTATTCTTGGCGCACCGAATAAATCCATTATGGGTATGGATAATCCATTCTCAGGTGAGCATGTCATGGTGTTAATTATCATCGTCGTGCTGGTGTTTAAAATCATGCTTGATCTGTTCATGAAAACAGATGTTGGACTGGCACTCCGCGCGACAGGTGATAACAAACGCATGATTCGCAGCTTTGGGGCAAATACGGATGTGACTACCATTGTAGGTGTCAGCTTATCCAATGGATTGGTTGCACTGTCTGGTGCGTTCATTGCACAGCAATCAGGTTTTGCGGACATCACGATGGGCATCGGTATGATCGTTATCGGACTGGCTTCCGTCATTATCGGTGAGGCCATTCTTGGAGCAAGAACGGTATTCTGGGCTACACTTGCAGCGATCGTTGGTTCGATTATTTACCGGATTGTGGTTGCACTTGCCCTACAGGTCGAATGGTTTGATACATCTGATCTGAAGTTGATCACCGCGGTGATCGTCATTATTGCCCTTGTATTCCCAACGATGCAGCGCTCCATGAAGCAGCGAAGTCTGGCTCGCAAACGAACAGAAGAGTTGATGCGATCCGGGGGTCATCAGGCGAAGGGAGGTATGTGA